ACGATGTGCCAGCACTTGAGGAACATTCTCGCTGTTCCACTGTGCACCCGAGATTTGAACACGACGGTTAATCTGTTTGATGGCAGACTCGACAGCACCGGAACCAATGGAGCAAAGTTGTTCAGCCTGAAAGTAATCGTAATTGACAATGCGATGGCGATGTTTGCGTAAATACTGACAGAAGTTCTGAGCTTGTTTCTTCTTGCACTCCTCAAACAGGGCAATGGTTTGGTCAACTTGACCTTTCCAAAGCAAAGCCTGTGCTTGGTGCAGTCGCTTGAGGGAACCGCCGACTTTATGGAGATTTTCTTTGAGGTGATACCAGTCTAAAATCTCTTGTCGTTGGTCTACCGTAGCAATTTGCTCCACGATGTTCCAAACCCCATCATGTCCATCGCCCAAACAACTCAAGGAATTTTCCAACGGTTGAGCATTCACCCACTCAATCAGTTGAGCATTGTTTTGAAAGTTGGCGACCAAGCCTATGGCGGTGGCGATGGCTTTGTAATCTCGCCATTGACAGGCTTGGGAAGAAGAAGATGCGGCGGTTCAAGTCTCCTGCTCAAGCGCAGCAATTCTTGGCAGCAGCGGAATTAATCTATTAGCAGACTCAACCAAAGAGACATCGGTTACCTGCTTGTGTTACTAGACAGGTAATGGTGGAGCGAATGCAGAGTTGGAAAGAGATGACTCGGGTTAATGTATCTATTTAGAGGCAGGGGGATTGTTTTTCTAGGAAAATAGTAGCTGTTTGCTCTTTGGGTAACTTAATTTGACAATACCCTTCTGTGGACTTCCTTTTCCTGCTCCTTATTATAGTCGAACACCAGATCTAGAACACCACCCAATTTGACAATCTAATCAACAAGCAGCTTTCCACCAAATGCGCTTAGCTGTCTACCCGACTGGTTTTGACTACACCCTGCTGGAAGATCACGATCAGAAGCAGGAAACCGCCCCGGAGCAAGAGCTGCCACCACGGGGTAATGGTCCCCTCCAGATTCAGAAGATTGTACATCATTCCCAGCAGAAGGACACCGGCAAGCGTTGGAAACACGCTCCCCTGACCCCCTCCGAGAAACGTTCCTCCCATGACGGCAGCGGCGATCGCATCCGTCTCCCAGCCAAGCGCGGCCACAGGCTGACCCGCCCCTAGACGGCCCGCGAGAACAACACCGGCAAGCCCTGAAAGCAGACCGCTTATCGTGTAGGCCGCGAGCTTCACCCGGTCCGGGCTCACGCCCATGAGCCGCGAGGCCTCCTCGTTGTCGCCTACAGCAAACATGTGCAATCCTAATCGGCTCCTGTGCAGCATGAACCAGGCTGCGAAATACAGGAGCGCAACCATAACTACGGGGACAGGGAGGGGACCAATAAACCCCCTGCCCAGCCAAACAAGTCCCGAAACTGCCGATGATACGGCAATCGACTTTTCCTCGGTGATGCTCAGCGCCAGCCCACGCGCAGCGCTCGCGGTGAATAACGTAACAACGAACGGCTGGAGCCTCGCGCGGGACACGAAAAGACCGTTTACCACACCGAACAAGGTGGTGCTTGCAATGCCGCCGACGATTGCCATGAGGCTTCCCTGTCCGGCGAGCATTGCTGCGACGACGCCGCCTAGAGCAACGAGGGCACCCACGGAGAGATCGATTCCCCCGCTCAGGATCACGACGGTCATGCCCAGCGCCACGATCGCGAGCATGCTGTTCTGTCGCATAATGTTCATGAGGTTAAGAGGCGTCAGGAAGGTTTCATAACGAAACGATGCGAACAGAGCCAAACTAAACAGCAGGAGCAGCAAGCCCTGCGAGGTGAGAACCCTCGCGAGACGCCTCGAGAGTTGCATGCCCGCAAGCGCAAGAGACCTTGTGGCAGCCATGACACGTTAGACCTCCTGAGGACGCTGCAGAAAAACGGCGAAAAGAATGATTACGGATTTCAAAACCAATGACCAGGTAAACGGAATGAGGAGCATGTTAAAGCTCGTGGAGATTACCTGCATGATCAGGGCTCCCACAACAGTTCCAAGCACATTCGCGCGACCACCGGAGAAGGGTGTGCCGCCAACAACAACGGCCGCGATGGCGTCGAATTCGGCATTTACACCGACCTTGCTGGGATCGCCCATGGCGAGCCGAGCTGTCTCGACGAGCCCGGCAAGCCCGGCAAGCAGGGCGCTAATCATATAGACGATGTATTTCACACGCTCCGCCCGGATGCCCGCAAGCCGTGCGGCCACCTCGTTGCCGCCGACTGCAACGATATGACGTCCGAAAAGCGTAGAGCGGATACAGAAGAAGGCTCCCGCAATGACAACTCCTGCAATCACAACCTGAATCGGGATGGGTCCGAGATAGCCCTTTCCGAGCGCTTCGAACGTGGGATGGGCAAAGGGAACGAGCTGACCGTCCCCGATGACCTGAGCGACCCCACGCCACATAACGAGAGCCGCCAAGGTTGTGATCAAAGGCTCAAGTTTCAGACGTGAGATGAGAAAGCCGTTGAGAAGACCAATCAATAGGGCACCGCTCAAGGCGGCTGAGATGGCGATCGCCATCCCGTGATTAATAAGCAATGCCATAATGACTGAAACCAATGCCATGGTGGAGCCGACAGTGAGGTCGATGCCACGCGAGGCAATGGCAAACGTCATCCCGACGGCAACGATCATCGTCGTAGACACCTGAAGCAACATGTTCAGGGTGTTGCTAACTGTGGCGAAACGCGGAGTAAAGACGGCGTTTGCAACATAGAGAATGAGGAGCGCCGCAGGTGCGCCGAAGTTTGGGTTCCACAGGGTTCCCCAACCCGAACCGCGCTTTTTGCTATTCATTTGGGTCTTGTTCTGTTTCACACTACCCACCGACGGCTTCCTTATGATCTGCGCCTTCCGCCATGGCATGCAGAATTGCCTTTATGTTCTTCTGCTCGCCACCCAGTTGGGCGACTGACCGCCCGTCACGCAGGACGACGACACGCTGTGAGCCTTCAACGAGTTCTTCCACTTCCGATGAAATCATCAAAACTCCCAGCCCTTGCTCCGCTAGTTCGGCGATCAGCCGCTGGATCTCGCTCTTTGCACCAACGTCGATACCGCGAGTCGGCTCGTCGAGGAGAAGAAGTTTCGTATTCTTGCACAGCCACCGCGCGAGAAGGACTTTCTGCTGATTGCCGCCGGAGAGTTCGTGGATCTTCTGCTCGGCGCTAGCCGCCTTGATGCCAAGACGCTGCATGAAACGGTCAACGAGTTCGCCCTGTCGTTTCCTGGAAACGATGCCCCATTGCGTAAGGGCTGGTAGAGCGGCAAGCGTGAGGTTTTCGCGCACCGAAAGCTCAGGGATGATGCCGTCTGCCTTGCGGTCCTCTGAGAGGAAAGCCATCCCCGCGTCGATAGCGTCATGGGGACCACCCAGGGAGAGAAGGCTACCTTCGAGTTTTACGGTTCCACCGTCAACTGGTTCGACCCCGAACAGAGCGCGCGCCGTTTCGCTGCGACCAGAGCCGAGCAAACCCGCAAGCCCGACGATTTCGCCATGCCGCACTTCAATTGAGACGCCGTCGAGCCGGTTCTGATATTTGAGAGCTTCCGCCTGCAGGAGCACTGGCTGACCTGCCGCGTTTTGCGGTCGTTCCGCGAACGCCGTGACTCCTTTTCTCACCTCATCGGGCTTGCGGCCCAGCATATGACAGACGAGATCCAGGCGATTGAGCGTGGCCAGCGACTGCGTCACGATGTTGCGCCCATCACGCAGGACTGTCACGCGATCGCACACGGCGTAGAGCTCTTCAAAACGGTGGCTGACGTAAACGATGGATGTACCTTCCGACTTTAGCCGACGTATGACGTCAAAAAGAACACAGACCTCGGTTTCCGTAAGCGAGCTCGTGGGTTCATCGAAGATGAGCGCCCGCGCGCCAAAGGATATGGCGCGCGCGATGGTCACCATCTGGCGATGGGCAATATTGAGCGAACCAACCACCGAGCGCGGGTCGATATACAACCCCAGGCGCCTCAGGATCTTGGCCGCCTCGGTGTTCATGCGCTGTCTATCAATGATGCCGAGGCAATGGGGCTCCCTGCCAAGAAAAATATTCTCGGCAACGGTTCGGAAATCCACGAGCTGGATCTCCTGGTAGACGGCTACGATGCCTACCGCCTGCGCTTCGGTCGGATTCTGGAATGCAACGCGGTCCTGGTTGTACTCTATGACGCCCGCGTCTCGTCGATACGCTCCCGTCATGATCTTGATCAGCGTTGATTTGCCAGCACCGTTCTCGCCGACCAGCGCATGGATCTCGCCTGCCTTTAGTTCAAAATCGACGCCCCAGAGCGCTGGCACGCCGGAAAAACTTTTCTTTATGTCCGTCATGCGCAAGACAGTCCGAGTCGCTTGATTCATCGGTCTTACCTAGTTTTTGTCCTGATTGCCCATAGTGGATATCCTTCACTTTGCACCATAGTAATCTTTTTTGTTCATTGCCGAGACTCAGGATATTTCCTAGCTATCTTTTCTCTATTTTAGGATTTAGGGTAGGAACTACCTAGTATGCTTCATGCACGAAATCCTTGGCGTTGGTCACGTCGAAGAGTCTGTCCTCGAGAATGATCCTAGGAGGAATTTTCTCGCCAGCAAAATACTTCTCCATCGTGGCGAAAACAAGTGGACCAAAACGCGGGTTTGACTCGACACTCACGCCAAGCTCGCCACGGATAATCGCCTCGAGCGCGGCTTTCTGACCGTCGATTGAACCGACTATTACATCCTTGCCGGGTTTCATGCCATAGGACTTGAGAGCTTGGATGGCACCCAATGCCATTTCGTCGTTGTGAGCATACACTGCGGTGATGTCGGAGCCCTTCGCCTGGATGATGTTTTCCATTACACGCTGGGCCGCAGCCCGTGAAAAGTCCGCTGTCTGCGTGGCGATGATCTTCATGTTGGGATAACTGCCGATCGCGTCGCGAAACCCCTTAGCCCGATCAATTGCCACCGACGAACCCGCCGTTCCGGTGAGCTCCACGATTGACGCCTTGCCATCGGTCGCCTGGGCGAGCCAAGAGCCAACGCGGCGACCTTGCGCGATGAAATTCGACCCGAGAAAGCTGACGAAGTGCTCGCCCGGTCTTCCCGCAGCTTCACGGTCAATGAGAAACACCGGTATTTTTGCCACTCTCGCCGCTTCGAGAGCGGGCGTGAGGCCCTCATACTCGCGTGGCGCGAGGAATATGGCGTCAACTTGTCGTGCGATCAAATCCTCGATGTCGGCGAACTGCTTCGACGTCTGCCCTTGGGCGTCTGTCATCAGGAAATCGTAGATTTCCTTACGCTTGGCGGCTTCTTCCTTGATGCTACTCGTTTCGGCGACGCGCCACGGACCGATGTTCTCCGTCTGGGAAAATCCGACAATCTTTTTCGTTTTCTCACGCACACAGCCGGACAGTGAGAAAGCCGCGACGATAATCGCAACGCAGGCGCTAAATACCAGGAACCTTGACATATAGACTCGGACACCTGAGCACCCAAAACAGGTTTGATTCTTCATAGCCCCATCAGATTTCCTATCCATCGTATCTGAGCGCTACTTAGAGCTTATCTCGAAACAAGGACTATTTCGAATTGTCGAAATGGTCAATAAGGTTATGTTGCGAAGGTTCTGTTGCAAAAATATTTGAAGTGATAAAATCCCTTAGAGTTGAGATTGATTTATGCAGCGAGTCCGAAGATTTGAGCCATAAATTTAATTTGTCCCAAAATATCTCTGGCAATTACATACACCTGCCCTTTTCGCATATGTGCTCTTCTGGGCTGACGTTAATGCTCCACCTCGAGGTTTCTTCTTCGGTTGAAATATCGTCACATTCTCTGGCGCATATCCTTGAAACCCGGTATCCTGCCAGAGCTTGCTCCTTTTTGGAAACTGATAATTTTCGTCATCTGCCAATTTCTTATCGTGTCGTTTCCCTTCTACGGTCTCACTAAGGTATCTGACTTTACCCCCTTTACGTCGTTGGGTGATAATATTGTTTTTGACTGTTGTTCCCTTCTTCTTGCCACTATCGTTACTTGAATCATGTCCCTTGAACTGGAGTTGTGAGCAGCTAGAGCTACGACACCGATTACTCTTAAACACTCTACTGGTCAGCAGTTGACGTTGGCAACGATGTAAATGACGACGGATATTCTCCAACATCAATGATTTGCCTGTATTCTGGCTCGACCGTGCGAATATTAATTGTTCCAGTGTGATTGATGCCGTCAGTTTGAATCGGATAGGCTTGTTTAAGCAACTCAACCACCTCTTGTGCGACAGCAGTGAGTGCATGATTAACCGGGGAATCGCCAAAAACATCAACTTGAGTTGCACCCTTAGAATGCTCAAAATCATCTTTGTCCTGTAATGGTGTGCGTGTCATAAAACTATTCTCGGTGAAACATTAATTGCTTATTGACTACATATATGCGTAGTGCTACGTCAGTCTACAGCTTTAATTAAATCCGCTGCCTTTTCGCCGATCATAATGGTGGGTGCGTTCGTATTTCCTGTGGTAATCGTTGGCATGATGGAGGCATCAACAATACGCAATCCCTCCACTCCATGTACTCGGAATTCGGGGTCTACAACCGCCATTGGATCAGTGCCCATTTTGCAAGTACCGACCGGATGATACATCGTATTGCAAACTTCCCGAACGTAAGCAACGAGTGCTTCACCACTCTGAACCTTTGTACCCGGAGCAACTTCCTCACCGCGCAACTCATCAAAGGAACTTGAATGAAATAATCTACGAAAGAGTTGAATCCCTGCCACGAGCTTTTGCACATCGGATTGACTTTGCAGATATTTCAGGCGAATGATCGGGGTATTGCTGGGGTCAAGCGTTCGTAAAGTGACACTCCCACTGTTCTGAGGATGGGTCAAACTAGCAACGCCCGTGAATCCCCAATCAACCTGGGAATAGCCCAGAGGCAACCAGGGAATGGCATAAAAGAAAAGCTGTAAATCTGGCGCAACATCCAGGTTCCCCTCGCTATGCACAAACAATCCAGCTTCACTAATACCACTACCAATATCCCTACCGTTGGTGTTGGTGGAGTGCAACTCCTGAGTTGCCCGGTAGACCATGGGAACGAGAATGTGGTCTTGCAGGTTTTGACCCACACCCGGTAGATTGGCTACGACAGAAATCCCCATTGCTTGCAGGTGGTTTGCATCTCCAATGCCGGAAAGCATTAGCAGCTTTGGCGAATCGAACGCGCCCGCACTTAAAATCACTTCCTGATTAACCCTGGTTTGATGCAGTGTTCCCTTATATAAGTACTCCACCCCAATGACGCGAGTTCCCTCAAACAACAATCGAGTCACTAATGCATCTGTTTGCACGGTTAGGTTTGGGCGATCCAGAATCGGTGTAAGGAATGCAGCAGCAGTACTGTGCCGTTTCCCATCCTTAATCGTCATTTGATAGAATCCCGCCCCTTCCTGTTGCTTGGCATTGAAGTCAGGATTGCAGTCATATCCCAATGCCACACATGCGTTTACAAATCGTTGGGAGATCGGAGCAGGAGCAGTCAGATCGGTCACACTTAACTCTCCATCCACACCGCGGTAGGCATCGGCACCGCGTTGCTGGTGTTCTGATTTTTTGAAGTAGGGCAAGACATTCTGGTAACTCCAACCAGGATTGCCCAATGCCTGCCAGTGGTCATAATCGTGAGGATTGCCTCGAACATAGAGCATGAAATTAATTGAACTGCTGCCTCCTAAGACTTTGCTGCGAGGACAAAAGATTGTGTGATCGCTCAGGTAGGGTTCTGGTTCAGAAAAATAGCCCTAGTCCACCTCGGAGCCGAGTAGTTTTAGACAGTCTGCTGGTACTTGAATCTCTGGTTTTGTATCCCGATTGCCTGCTTCAAGCAACAACACGGTTGTTTTGGAGTCTTCTGTGAGACGATTAGCGACAACACAGCCTGCTGAGCCTGCACCAATCACAATGTAGTCATAGTGAGTCACGATATTTTCCTGCTTTGTTGTCTGTGATGTGCTTAGCTGCTCTGTCCGAGCGGTCGAACGATAATTTCGTTGACATCCACATCTGCTGGCTGCTCGATTGCAAAGGCAATGGCACGGGCGATCGCGTCGGCTGGAATAATTGCCTCGCGGAATCCCTCCACCCACTGCGCCGCTTCAGCATCGGTGATAGTGCTGGCAAGTTCGGACTCGGTCACTCCGGGTGAAATGACTGTGACCCGAACATCCGTCGATTCCTGCCGCAGTCCCTCGGAGATCGCCCAGACCGCAAATTTAGTGGCGCAGTACACTGCTGCTGTCGGGTATACGTTGTGCCCACCAACCGAGGATATATTCACAAACTGTCCAGATTGTTGCTGCTTGAAGATGGGCAGGGCGGCAGCGATGCCGTGAAGTACGCCGCGAATGTTCACATCAATCATGCGGTTCCACTCGTCGATCTTCAATGCTTCTAGCTTAGAGAGCGGCATCAAGCCTGCATTGTTCACAACAACATCAACGCGACCAAACTGATCTTTTGCAAACTCTACAAAGGCTTGCATCTGTTCGAGGCTAGTTACATCCAGGGCACAATATTCTGCTACGCCACCTTTATCACGGATTTCAGATGCGATCGCTGCGAGTCGATCGGTGCGCCGTGCCCCCAACACAACCCGTAAGCCCTTGCGAGCGAGTAATCTAGCGGTGGCTTCACCAATGCCACTACTTGCTCCTGTGATGGCGATAACTTTACTGTCAACGTTTAACATCTTGATTTTCCTCATTTTTACTAGGTGAACACATCTTTCGTTAAGACTGCTAGCTGTGGGGTGGGAACTCAGCTTCGTATTCGCGTCGCTGAAGAACGAACTGCCAGAGCTTCCAGCCATTTCTGAGTCGAGTGGCTCATGAGGTTGGGCGTAAACAACTTGAATAAATGCGCGACAATTCCACGCTGAGTTTCTTCACTCAAAACGCAACAGCCGTTTGGTGTTGGAGTGATTAGCCAAGCGTGGTAGGCGTGTAGACCAGTTCCTCTCACATCCCAGGCGAGCCGCTCATTCGGCACGAATTCTTTGACTGAAGATGCGATTGGCACGCCGCCAGTATTCCAAGTGAAATCCACGCCCTGCGACAGTTTGCGAGAACCGTCCTGGATGCGGACATTTGACAAGATGGGATACCAGGTCGGCCAATCGGCGGCGGCAATTAGCTGACCCCAAACGTCCGCAGGCGACGCTGACATTTCG
This window of the Chroococcidiopsis sp. CCMEE 29 genome carries:
- a CDS encoding ABC transporter permease, with product MAATRSLALAGMQLSRRLARVLTSQGLLLLLFSLALFASFRYETFLTPLNLMNIMRQNSMLAIVALGMTVVILSGGIDLSVGALVALGGVVAAMLAGQGSLMAIVGGIASTTLFGVVNGLFVSRARLQPFVVTLFTASAARGLALSITEEKSIAVSSAVSGLVWLGRGFIGPLPVPVVMVALLYFAAWFMLHRSRLGLHMFAVGDNEEASRLMGVSPDRVKLAAYTISGLLSGLAGVVLAGRLGAGQPVAALGWETDAIAAAVMGGTFLGGGQGSVFPTLAGVLLLGMMYNLLNLEGTITPWWQLLLRGGFLLLIVIFQQGVVKTSRVDS
- a CDS encoding ABC transporter permease yields the protein MKQNKTQMNSKKRGSGWGTLWNPNFGAPAALLILYVANAVFTPRFATVSNTLNMLLQVSTTMIVAVGMTFAIASRGIDLTVGSTMALVSVIMALLINHGMAIAISAALSGALLIGLLNGFLISRLKLEPLITTLAALVMWRGVAQVIGDGQLVPFAHPTFEALGKGYLGPIPIQVVIAGVVIAGAFFCIRSTLFGRHIVAVGGNEVAARLAGIRAERVKYIVYMISALLAGLAGLVETARLAMGDPSKVGVNAEFDAIAAVVVGGTPFSGGRANVLGTVVGALIMQVISTSFNMLLIPFTWSLVLKSVIILFAVFLQRPQEV
- a CDS encoding sugar ABC transporter ATP-binding protein produces the protein MNQATRTVLRMTDIKKSFSGVPALWGVDFELKAGEIHALVGENGAGKSTLIKIMTGAYRRDAGVIEYNQDRVAFQNPTEAQAVGIVAVYQEIQLVDFRTVAENIFLGREPHCLGIIDRQRMNTEAAKILRRLGLYIDPRSVVGSLNIAHRQMVTIARAISFGARALIFDEPTSSLTETEVCVLFDVIRRLKSEGTSIVYVSHRFEELYAVCDRVTVLRDGRNIVTQSLATLNRLDLVCHMLGRKPDEVRKGVTAFAERPQNAAGQPVLLQAEALKYQNRLDGVSIEVRHGEIVGLAGLLGSGRSETARALFGVEPVDGGTVKLEGSLLSLGGPHDAIDAGMAFLSEDRKADGIIPELSVRENLTLAALPALTQWGIVSRKRQGELVDRFMQRLGIKAASAEQKIHELSGGNQQKVLLARWLCKNTKLLLLDEPTRGIDVGAKSEIQRLIAELAEQGLGVLMISSEVEELVEGSQRVVVLRDGRSVAQLGGEQKNIKAILHAMAEGADHKEAVGG
- a CDS encoding ABC transporter substrate-binding protein, producing MSRFLVFSACVAIIVAAFSLSGCVREKTKKIVGFSQTENIGPWRVAETSSIKEEAAKRKEIYDFLMTDAQGQTSKQFADIEDLIARQVDAIFLAPREYEGLTPALEAARVAKIPVFLIDREAAGRPGEHFVSFLGSNFIAQGRRVGSWLAQATDGKASIVELTGTAGSSVAIDRAKGFRDAIGSYPNMKIIATQTADFSRAAAQRVMENIIQAKGSDITAVYAHNDEMALGAIQALKSYGMKPGKDVIVGSIDGQKAALEAIIRGELGVSVESNPRFGPLVFATMEKYFAGEKIPPRIILEDRLFDVTNAKDFVHEAY
- a CDS encoding SDR family oxidoreductase, producing MLNVDSKVIAITGASSGIGEATARLLARKGLRVVLGARRTDRLAAIASEIRDKGGVAEYCALDVTSLEQMQAFVEFAKDQFGRVDVVVNNAGLMPLSKLEALKIDEWNRMIDVNIRGVLHGIAAALPIFKQQQSGQFVNISSVGGHNVYPTAAVYCATKFAVWAISEGLRQESTDVRVTVISPGVTESELASTITDAEAAQWVEGFREAIIPADAIARAIAFAIEQPADVDVNEIIVRPLGQSS
- a CDS encoding SRPBCC family protein, which codes for MSKDSIHWPAEYDPSRCPVHVVNALEMSASPADVWGQLIAAADWPTWYPILSNVRIQDGSRKLSQGVDFTWNTGGVPIASSVKEFVPNERLAWDVRGTGLHAYHAWLITPTPNGCCVLSEETQRGIVAHLFKLFTPNLMSHSTQKWLEALAVRSSATRIRS